A genomic window from Osmia bicornis bicornis chromosome 6, iOsmBic2.1, whole genome shotgun sequence includes:
- the LOC114871614 gene encoding probable tubulin polyglutamylase TTLL9 isoform X3: MSLEILFVTVTNLAPALELNTFQGTQIRKVQPGLDALLRAPLLEAQRLLTKFARNVVGGNTLERITYLEIDGIYGGSPVVSLYLITSRYYHGRIPKGGSICRKDNLIRHLRCMKKMYGSIYDFSPPGYNLPSEYTKLAEECSRCEDDKVWICKPVGQSQGKGIFLFRKLSDLMYDTTTVVQKYIENPLLIGGYKFDLRLYVCVPSYHPLVIYLYKEGLARFATEKFSLEHLTDPFRHLTNFSLNKLGPGYTEKKERIGAGCKWTFRQLRRYFEQAGYCDWFLWQRIACLVSLTILSQATGIPKSSNCFEFFGFDVLIDKNLKPWLLEVNLSPALSNDCEIDSEVKKPLLHDLFDLLGLPVCNTGLSLFTIWSTNPVDDDVEASSKFSTGRTTKKKSKGPQETDTFLNLCTELQPTLRQSSTNDSSSSWSRYNPLLMDKYIPRGFRGTNSINHDKTSVWDNGKNWSTPCAKEGGWVRIYPLTPFIPDNSMDYVSSSLSEDSRIVEKQVKNSVLCINKYLKAAKEVHKKNDKYRDEQCNALLRKAMELNTEIWLPPK, from the exons ATGTCGCTCGAAATTTTGTTCGTCACGGTTACAAACTTAGCCCCTGCCCTTGAACTGAATACTTTTCAAGGTACACAGATACGTAAAGTTCAGCCGGGACTCGACGCGCTTTTGCGTGCACCACTTTTAGAAGCGCAACGGCTATTAACTAA ATTTGCACGGAACGTGGTTGGAGGGAATACACTGGAGAGAATAACGTATTTAGAGATCGATGGAATCTATGGTGGAAGTCCGGTGGTTTCCCTTTACCTTATTACAAGCCGCTACTACCATGGCAG AATACCAAAGGGAGGATCTATCTGCAGAAAGGATAATCTTATACGCCACTTAAGATGCATGAAGAAGATGTACGGCTCGATCTACGACTTCAG TCCTCCAGGATACAATTTACCATCAGAGTACACTAAATTAGCGGAAGAATGCAGTCGTTGCGAGGATGACAAAGTTTGGATATGCAAGCCAGTTGGTCAAAGCCAGGGCAAAGGAATCTTTCTGTTTCGT AAATTAAGCGATCTTATGTACGATACCACGACGGTGGTGCAGAAGTACATTGAGAATCCTCTTTTAATCGGAGGCTACAAGTTTGATCTACGATTGTACGTGTGTGTCCCTTCGTATCATCCTTTggtaatatatttatacaagGAAGGCTTGGCACGATTCGCTACAGAGAAGTTTTCTTTGGAACACCTGACCGATCCTTTTCGCCATCTCACCAACTTTTCCTTGAACAAATTGGGTCCAGGATATACTGAAAAGAAGGAACGCATTGGTGCTG GCTGCAAATGGACTTTCAGACAACTGAGAAGGTACTTTGAGCAAGCTGGATACTGTGACTGGTTTCTCTGGCAAAGAATTGCTTGTTTGGTCAGCTTAACGATCTTAAGTCAGGCTACTGGTATTCCAAAATCTTCTAATTGCTTTGAATTCTTTGGATTTGACGTACTGATTGACAAGAATCTGAAACCATGGTTACTAGAG GTCAATCTTAGTCCAGCATTGAGCAACGACTGTGAAATTGATTCAGAAGTAAAGAAACCTTTGCTGCACGACTTGTTCGATTTATTAGGTCTTCCAGTATGCAACACTGGACTCTCCCTCTTCACGATATGGTCAACCAACCCCGTTGACGATGATGTTGAAGCGTCTTCCAAGTTCTCTACGGGTCGAACCACCAAGAAGAAATCAAAAGGCCCTCAGGAAACCGATACTTTCTTAAACCTGTGCACAGAACTTCAACCTACT CTTAGACAATCATCTACAAACGATTCCTCAAGCTCATGGTCTCGTTACAATCCGTTGCTGATGGACAAATATATTCCACGTGGTTTTCGAGGTACCAATTCAATAAATCATGATAAGACGTCGGTGTGGGATAATGGCAAAAACTGGAGCACCCCTTGTGCGAAGGAAGGAGGGTGGGTTCGGATTTATCCATTGACTCCATTTATACCTGACAATAGTATGGATTATGTGTCATCATCTCTATCAGAAGATTCACGGATTGTGGAAAAACAAGTTAAAAATTCTGTTCTTTGCATAAACAA ATACTTAAAAGCCGCAAAAGAAGTACATAAAAAGAATGATAAATATAGAGATGAACAGTGTAATGCTTTGCTACGTAAAGCAATGGAATTGAATACTGAAATTTGGCTGCCACCTAAATAA
- the LOC114871614 gene encoding probable tubulin polyglutamylase TTLL2 isoform X5 has product MKKMYGSIYDFSPPGYNLPSEYTKLAEECSRCEDDKVWICKPVGQSQGKGIFLFRVCTFQMNSNFVVNVVEIIRYITMCLQKLSDLMYDTTTVVQKYIENPLLIGGYKFDLRLYVCVPSYHPLVIYLYKEGLARFATEKFSLEHLTDPFRHLTNFSLNKLGPGYTEKKERIGAGCKWTFRQLRRYFEQAGYCDWFLWQRIACLVSLTILSQATGIPKSSNCFEFFGFDVLIDKNLKPWLLEVNLSPALSNDCEIDSEVKKPLLHDLFDLLGLPVCNTGLSLFTIWSTNPVDDDVEASSKFSTGRTTKKKSKGPQETDTFLNLCTELQPTLRQSSTNDSSSSWSRYNPLLMDKYIPRGFRGTNSINHDKTSVWDNGKNWSTPCAKEGGWVRIYPLTPFIPDNSMDYVSSSLSEDSRIVEKQVKNSVLCINKYLKAAKEVHKKNDKYRDEQCNALLRKAMELNTEIWLPPK; this is encoded by the exons ATGAAGAAGATGTACGGCTCGATCTACGACTTCAG TCCTCCAGGATACAATTTACCATCAGAGTACACTAAATTAGCGGAAGAATGCAGTCGTTGCGAGGATGACAAAGTTTGGATATGCAAGCCAGTTGGTCAAAGCCAGGGCAAAGGAATCTTTCTGTTTCGTGTATGCACTTTCCAGATGAACAGTAACTTCGTCGTCAACGTTGTTGAAATCATTCGATACATAACAATGTGTTTACAGAAATTAAGCGATCTTATGTACGATACCACGACGGTGGTGCAGAAGTACATTGAGAATCCTCTTTTAATCGGAGGCTACAAGTTTGATCTACGATTGTACGTGTGTGTCCCTTCGTATCATCCTTTggtaatatatttatacaagGAAGGCTTGGCACGATTCGCTACAGAGAAGTTTTCTTTGGAACACCTGACCGATCCTTTTCGCCATCTCACCAACTTTTCCTTGAACAAATTGGGTCCAGGATATACTGAAAAGAAGGAACGCATTGGTGCTG GCTGCAAATGGACTTTCAGACAACTGAGAAGGTACTTTGAGCAAGCTGGATACTGTGACTGGTTTCTCTGGCAAAGAATTGCTTGTTTGGTCAGCTTAACGATCTTAAGTCAGGCTACTGGTATTCCAAAATCTTCTAATTGCTTTGAATTCTTTGGATTTGACGTACTGATTGACAAGAATCTGAAACCATGGTTACTAGAG GTCAATCTTAGTCCAGCATTGAGCAACGACTGTGAAATTGATTCAGAAGTAAAGAAACCTTTGCTGCACGACTTGTTCGATTTATTAGGTCTTCCAGTATGCAACACTGGACTCTCCCTCTTCACGATATGGTCAACCAACCCCGTTGACGATGATGTTGAAGCGTCTTCCAAGTTCTCTACGGGTCGAACCACCAAGAAGAAATCAAAAGGCCCTCAGGAAACCGATACTTTCTTAAACCTGTGCACAGAACTTCAACCTACT CTTAGACAATCATCTACAAACGATTCCTCAAGCTCATGGTCTCGTTACAATCCGTTGCTGATGGACAAATATATTCCACGTGGTTTTCGAGGTACCAATTCAATAAATCATGATAAGACGTCGGTGTGGGATAATGGCAAAAACTGGAGCACCCCTTGTGCGAAGGAAGGAGGGTGGGTTCGGATTTATCCATTGACTCCATTTATACCTGACAATAGTATGGATTATGTGTCATCATCTCTATCAGAAGATTCACGGATTGTGGAAAAACAAGTTAAAAATTCTGTTCTTTGCATAAACAA ATACTTAAAAGCCGCAAAAGAAGTACATAAAAAGAATGATAAATATAGAGATGAACAGTGTAATGCTTTGCTACGTAAAGCAATGGAATTGAATACTGAAATTTGGCTGCCACCTAAATAA
- the LOC114871614 gene encoding probable tubulin polyglutamylase TTLL2 isoform X4 gives MAVKYLDGPFVFRLNDSGTGPNLLIQICTERGWREYTGENNVFRDRWNLWWKSGGFPLPYYKPLLPWQFVNRIPKGGSICRKDNLIRHLRCMKKMYGSIYDFSPPGYNLPSEYTKLAEECSRCEDDKVWICKPVGQSQGKGIFLFRKLSDLMYDTTTVVQKYIENPLLIGGYKFDLRLYVCVPSYHPLVIYLYKEGLARFATEKFSLEHLTDPFRHLTNFSLNKLGPGYTEKKERIGAGCKWTFRQLRRYFEQAGYCDWFLWQRIACLVSLTILSQATGIPKSSNCFEFFGFDVLIDKNLKPWLLEVNLSPALSNDCEIDSEVKKPLLHDLFDLLGLPVCNTGLSLFTIWSTNPVDDDVEASSKFSTGRTTKKKSKGPQETDTFLNLCTELQPTLRQSSTNDSSSSWSRYNPLLMDKYIPRGFRGTNSINHDKTSVWDNGKNWSTPCAKEGGWVRIYPLTPFIPDNSMDYVSSSLSEDSRIVEKQVKNSVLCINKYLKAAKEVHKKNDKYRDEQCNALLRKAMELNTEIWLPPK, from the exons ATGGCTGTGAAATACTTGGATGGACCATTCGTGTTCAGATTGAACGACAGTGGTACAGGTCCGAATCTTCTGATACAG ATTTGCACGGAACGTGGTTGGAGGGAATACACTGGAGAGAATAACGTATTTAGAGATCGATGGAATCTATGGTGGAAGTCCGGTGGTTTCCCTTTACCTTATTACAAGCCGCTACTACCATGGCAG TTCGTCAACAGAATACCAAAGGGAGGATCTATCTGCAGAAAGGATAATCTTATACGCCACTTAAGATGCATGAAGAAGATGTACGGCTCGATCTACGACTTCAG TCCTCCAGGATACAATTTACCATCAGAGTACACTAAATTAGCGGAAGAATGCAGTCGTTGCGAGGATGACAAAGTTTGGATATGCAAGCCAGTTGGTCAAAGCCAGGGCAAAGGAATCTTTCTGTTTCGT AAATTAAGCGATCTTATGTACGATACCACGACGGTGGTGCAGAAGTACATTGAGAATCCTCTTTTAATCGGAGGCTACAAGTTTGATCTACGATTGTACGTGTGTGTCCCTTCGTATCATCCTTTggtaatatatttatacaagGAAGGCTTGGCACGATTCGCTACAGAGAAGTTTTCTTTGGAACACCTGACCGATCCTTTTCGCCATCTCACCAACTTTTCCTTGAACAAATTGGGTCCAGGATATACTGAAAAGAAGGAACGCATTGGTGCTG GCTGCAAATGGACTTTCAGACAACTGAGAAGGTACTTTGAGCAAGCTGGATACTGTGACTGGTTTCTCTGGCAAAGAATTGCTTGTTTGGTCAGCTTAACGATCTTAAGTCAGGCTACTGGTATTCCAAAATCTTCTAATTGCTTTGAATTCTTTGGATTTGACGTACTGATTGACAAGAATCTGAAACCATGGTTACTAGAG GTCAATCTTAGTCCAGCATTGAGCAACGACTGTGAAATTGATTCAGAAGTAAAGAAACCTTTGCTGCACGACTTGTTCGATTTATTAGGTCTTCCAGTATGCAACACTGGACTCTCCCTCTTCACGATATGGTCAACCAACCCCGTTGACGATGATGTTGAAGCGTCTTCCAAGTTCTCTACGGGTCGAACCACCAAGAAGAAATCAAAAGGCCCTCAGGAAACCGATACTTTCTTAAACCTGTGCACAGAACTTCAACCTACT CTTAGACAATCATCTACAAACGATTCCTCAAGCTCATGGTCTCGTTACAATCCGTTGCTGATGGACAAATATATTCCACGTGGTTTTCGAGGTACCAATTCAATAAATCATGATAAGACGTCGGTGTGGGATAATGGCAAAAACTGGAGCACCCCTTGTGCGAAGGAAGGAGGGTGGGTTCGGATTTATCCATTGACTCCATTTATACCTGACAATAGTATGGATTATGTGTCATCATCTCTATCAGAAGATTCACGGATTGTGGAAAAACAAGTTAAAAATTCTGTTCTTTGCATAAACAA ATACTTAAAAGCCGCAAAAGAAGTACATAAAAAGAATGATAAATATAGAGATGAACAGTGTAATGCTTTGCTACGTAAAGCAATGGAATTGAATACTGAAATTTGGCTGCCACCTAAATAA
- the LOC114871614 gene encoding probable tubulin polyglutamylase TTLL9 isoform X1: protein MSLEILFVTVTNLAPALELNTFQGTQIRKVQPGLDALLRAPLLEAQRLLTKFARNVVGGNTLERITYLEIDGIYGGSPVVSLYLITSRYYHGRIPKGGSICRKDNLIRHLRCMKKMYGSIYDFSPPGYNLPSEYTKLAEECSRCEDDKVWICKPVGQSQGKGIFLFRVCTFQMNSNFVVNVVEIIRYITMCLQKLSDLMYDTTTVVQKYIENPLLIGGYKFDLRLYVCVPSYHPLVIYLYKEGLARFATEKFSLEHLTDPFRHLTNFSLNKLGPGYTEKKERIGAGCKWTFRQLRRYFEQAGYCDWFLWQRIACLVSLTILSQATGIPKSSNCFEFFGFDVLIDKNLKPWLLEVNLSPALSNDCEIDSEVKKPLLHDLFDLLGLPVCNTGLSLFTIWSTNPVDDDVEASSKFSTGRTTKKKSKGPQETDTFLNLCTELQPTLRQSSTNDSSSSWSRYNPLLMDKYIPRGFRGTNSINHDKTSVWDNGKNWSTPCAKEGGWVRIYPLTPFIPDNSMDYVSSSLSEDSRIVEKQVKNSVLCINKYLKAAKEVHKKNDKYRDEQCNALLRKAMELNTEIWLPPK from the exons ATGTCGCTCGAAATTTTGTTCGTCACGGTTACAAACTTAGCCCCTGCCCTTGAACTGAATACTTTTCAAGGTACACAGATACGTAAAGTTCAGCCGGGACTCGACGCGCTTTTGCGTGCACCACTTTTAGAAGCGCAACGGCTATTAACTAA ATTTGCACGGAACGTGGTTGGAGGGAATACACTGGAGAGAATAACGTATTTAGAGATCGATGGAATCTATGGTGGAAGTCCGGTGGTTTCCCTTTACCTTATTACAAGCCGCTACTACCATGGCAG AATACCAAAGGGAGGATCTATCTGCAGAAAGGATAATCTTATACGCCACTTAAGATGCATGAAGAAGATGTACGGCTCGATCTACGACTTCAG TCCTCCAGGATACAATTTACCATCAGAGTACACTAAATTAGCGGAAGAATGCAGTCGTTGCGAGGATGACAAAGTTTGGATATGCAAGCCAGTTGGTCAAAGCCAGGGCAAAGGAATCTTTCTGTTTCGTGTATGCACTTTCCAGATGAACAGTAACTTCGTCGTCAACGTTGTTGAAATCATTCGATACATAACAATGTGTTTACAGAAATTAAGCGATCTTATGTACGATACCACGACGGTGGTGCAGAAGTACATTGAGAATCCTCTTTTAATCGGAGGCTACAAGTTTGATCTACGATTGTACGTGTGTGTCCCTTCGTATCATCCTTTggtaatatatttatacaagGAAGGCTTGGCACGATTCGCTACAGAGAAGTTTTCTTTGGAACACCTGACCGATCCTTTTCGCCATCTCACCAACTTTTCCTTGAACAAATTGGGTCCAGGATATACTGAAAAGAAGGAACGCATTGGTGCTG GCTGCAAATGGACTTTCAGACAACTGAGAAGGTACTTTGAGCAAGCTGGATACTGTGACTGGTTTCTCTGGCAAAGAATTGCTTGTTTGGTCAGCTTAACGATCTTAAGTCAGGCTACTGGTATTCCAAAATCTTCTAATTGCTTTGAATTCTTTGGATTTGACGTACTGATTGACAAGAATCTGAAACCATGGTTACTAGAG GTCAATCTTAGTCCAGCATTGAGCAACGACTGTGAAATTGATTCAGAAGTAAAGAAACCTTTGCTGCACGACTTGTTCGATTTATTAGGTCTTCCAGTATGCAACACTGGACTCTCCCTCTTCACGATATGGTCAACCAACCCCGTTGACGATGATGTTGAAGCGTCTTCCAAGTTCTCTACGGGTCGAACCACCAAGAAGAAATCAAAAGGCCCTCAGGAAACCGATACTTTCTTAAACCTGTGCACAGAACTTCAACCTACT CTTAGACAATCATCTACAAACGATTCCTCAAGCTCATGGTCTCGTTACAATCCGTTGCTGATGGACAAATATATTCCACGTGGTTTTCGAGGTACCAATTCAATAAATCATGATAAGACGTCGGTGTGGGATAATGGCAAAAACTGGAGCACCCCTTGTGCGAAGGAAGGAGGGTGGGTTCGGATTTATCCATTGACTCCATTTATACCTGACAATAGTATGGATTATGTGTCATCATCTCTATCAGAAGATTCACGGATTGTGGAAAAACAAGTTAAAAATTCTGTTCTTTGCATAAACAA ATACTTAAAAGCCGCAAAAGAAGTACATAAAAAGAATGATAAATATAGAGATGAACAGTGTAATGCTTTGCTACGTAAAGCAATGGAATTGAATACTGAAATTTGGCTGCCACCTAAATAA
- the LOC114871614 gene encoding probable tubulin polyglutamylase TTLL2 isoform X2 produces MAVKYLDGPFVFRLNDSGTGPNLLIQICTERGWREYTGENNVFRDRWNLWWKSGGFPLPYYKPLLPWQFVNRIPKGGSICRKDNLIRHLRCMKKMYGSIYDFSPPGYNLPSEYTKLAEECSRCEDDKVWICKPVGQSQGKGIFLFRVCTFQMNSNFVVNVVEIIRYITMCLQKLSDLMYDTTTVVQKYIENPLLIGGYKFDLRLYVCVPSYHPLVIYLYKEGLARFATEKFSLEHLTDPFRHLTNFSLNKLGPGYTEKKERIGAGCKWTFRQLRRYFEQAGYCDWFLWQRIACLVSLTILSQATGIPKSSNCFEFFGFDVLIDKNLKPWLLEVNLSPALSNDCEIDSEVKKPLLHDLFDLLGLPVCNTGLSLFTIWSTNPVDDDVEASSKFSTGRTTKKKSKGPQETDTFLNLCTELQPTLRQSSTNDSSSSWSRYNPLLMDKYIPRGFRGTNSINHDKTSVWDNGKNWSTPCAKEGGWVRIYPLTPFIPDNSMDYVSSSLSEDSRIVEKQVKNSVLCINKYLKAAKEVHKKNDKYRDEQCNALLRKAMELNTEIWLPPK; encoded by the exons ATGGCTGTGAAATACTTGGATGGACCATTCGTGTTCAGATTGAACGACAGTGGTACAGGTCCGAATCTTCTGATACAG ATTTGCACGGAACGTGGTTGGAGGGAATACACTGGAGAGAATAACGTATTTAGAGATCGATGGAATCTATGGTGGAAGTCCGGTGGTTTCCCTTTACCTTATTACAAGCCGCTACTACCATGGCAG TTCGTCAACAGAATACCAAAGGGAGGATCTATCTGCAGAAAGGATAATCTTATACGCCACTTAAGATGCATGAAGAAGATGTACGGCTCGATCTACGACTTCAG TCCTCCAGGATACAATTTACCATCAGAGTACACTAAATTAGCGGAAGAATGCAGTCGTTGCGAGGATGACAAAGTTTGGATATGCAAGCCAGTTGGTCAAAGCCAGGGCAAAGGAATCTTTCTGTTTCGTGTATGCACTTTCCAGATGAACAGTAACTTCGTCGTCAACGTTGTTGAAATCATTCGATACATAACAATGTGTTTACAGAAATTAAGCGATCTTATGTACGATACCACGACGGTGGTGCAGAAGTACATTGAGAATCCTCTTTTAATCGGAGGCTACAAGTTTGATCTACGATTGTACGTGTGTGTCCCTTCGTATCATCCTTTggtaatatatttatacaagGAAGGCTTGGCACGATTCGCTACAGAGAAGTTTTCTTTGGAACACCTGACCGATCCTTTTCGCCATCTCACCAACTTTTCCTTGAACAAATTGGGTCCAGGATATACTGAAAAGAAGGAACGCATTGGTGCTG GCTGCAAATGGACTTTCAGACAACTGAGAAGGTACTTTGAGCAAGCTGGATACTGTGACTGGTTTCTCTGGCAAAGAATTGCTTGTTTGGTCAGCTTAACGATCTTAAGTCAGGCTACTGGTATTCCAAAATCTTCTAATTGCTTTGAATTCTTTGGATTTGACGTACTGATTGACAAGAATCTGAAACCATGGTTACTAGAG GTCAATCTTAGTCCAGCATTGAGCAACGACTGTGAAATTGATTCAGAAGTAAAGAAACCTTTGCTGCACGACTTGTTCGATTTATTAGGTCTTCCAGTATGCAACACTGGACTCTCCCTCTTCACGATATGGTCAACCAACCCCGTTGACGATGATGTTGAAGCGTCTTCCAAGTTCTCTACGGGTCGAACCACCAAGAAGAAATCAAAAGGCCCTCAGGAAACCGATACTTTCTTAAACCTGTGCACAGAACTTCAACCTACT CTTAGACAATCATCTACAAACGATTCCTCAAGCTCATGGTCTCGTTACAATCCGTTGCTGATGGACAAATATATTCCACGTGGTTTTCGAGGTACCAATTCAATAAATCATGATAAGACGTCGGTGTGGGATAATGGCAAAAACTGGAGCACCCCTTGTGCGAAGGAAGGAGGGTGGGTTCGGATTTATCCATTGACTCCATTTATACCTGACAATAGTATGGATTATGTGTCATCATCTCTATCAGAAGATTCACGGATTGTGGAAAAACAAGTTAAAAATTCTGTTCTTTGCATAAACAA ATACTTAAAAGCCGCAAAAGAAGTACATAAAAAGAATGATAAATATAGAGATGAACAGTGTAATGCTTTGCTACGTAAAGCAATGGAATTGAATACTGAAATTTGGCTGCCACCTAAATAA